In Capsicum annuum cultivar UCD-10X-F1 chromosome 11, UCD10Xv1.1, whole genome shotgun sequence, one genomic interval encodes:
- the LOC107848144 gene encoding putative aminoacrylate hydrolase RutD isoform X4 produces MVTFFSARPGAAMPPTLVLIEPNVKWLSNSRSLRILSGEFPDFLPKQVEDIKDTYARKLASRIERIPGCVMSSCVKPKEHKEVNPVVLLHGFDSTCLEWRYTLPLLEEAGLETWAVDILGWGFSDLERLPSCDVASKRDHLYQLWSTHIKRPMVLVGPSLGSAVAIDFSVHYPEAVDKLVLINASVYAKGTGNLATLPKAVAYAGVHLLKSIPLRLYAASFFFNVLPLSTRIEWTNIGRLHCLLPWWEDATVNFMISGGYNVIDQIEHVKHKTLLILCADDQIIDYKLGVRLCCELPNATLRLIPECGHIPHVEKPYVVSTLIAEFVQSDQSQSAKPAMPLGSCTTNCLAPFVKVMDEELGIVKGIMTTTHSYTGDQMLHTMT; encoded by the exons ATGGTAACATTTTTCTCAGCCAGACCTGGTGCTGCAATGCCACCAACACTTGTCCTAATTGAACCCAATGTGAAATGGTTGTCGAATTCGAGGAGTTTAAGGATCTTGTCAggtgaatttccagattttcttCCTAAACAAGTTGAGGATATCAAAGACACTTATGCTAGAAAGTTGGCTTCAAGAATTGAGAGAATACCA GGATGTGTCATGAGTAGTTGTGTGAAGCCAAAAGAACACAAAGAGGTCAATCCAGTTGTACTTCTCCATGGTTTCGATAG CACCTGTTTAGAATGGCGGTACACGCTTCCATTGCTTGAGGAAGCTGGGTTGGAGACATGGGCAGTTGATATCCTTGGATGGGGTTTCTCTGATTTAG AAAGGCTTCCATCGTGTGATGTTGCTTCCAAGCGTGATCATCTTTACCAG CTGTGGTCTACCCACATCAAGAGGCCAATGGTACTTGTCGGACCGAGTCTTGGATCTGCTGTTGCTATTGACTTCTCTGTCCACTATCCAGAAGCT GTGGATAAGCTGGTTTTAATCAATGCAAGTGTCTATGCGAAAGGTACAGGAAACCTTGCAACCTTACCGAAAGCAGTAGCTTATGCTGGG GTCCACTTGTTGAAAAGCATACCACTTCGTTTATATGCAGCATCATTCTTTTTCAATGTCTTACCGTTAAGTACACGTATAGAGTGGACTAAT ATAGGTCGTCTACATTGTTTATTACCTTGGTGGGAGGATGCAACGGTGAATTTCATGATCAGCGGAGGTTACAACGTCATTGATCAGATAGAACAT GTCAAGCACAAAACACTACTAATATTGTGTGCAGATGATCAGATTATTGACTACAAGCTTGGAGTG AGATTGTGTTGTGAACTTCCAAATGCGACGCTGCGCCTAATACCAGAGTGTGGCCACATCCCTCATGTGGAGAAGCCTTATGTCGTCTCCACATTGATCGCGGAATTTGTTCAGTCGGATCAATCACAAAGCGCGAAACCTG CAATGCCTCTTGGCTCTTGCACCACTAACTGCTTGGCTCCATTTGTGAAAGTCATGGATGAAGAACTTG GAATTGTGAAGGGAATAATGACAACAACTCACTCTTACACCGGAGATCAG ATGCTTCACACCATGACTTAA
- the LOC107848144 gene encoding putative aminoacrylate hydrolase RutD isoform X3 produces the protein MVTFFSARPGAAMPPTLVLIEPNVKWLSNSRSLRILSGEFPDFLPKQVEDIKDTYARKLASRIERIPGCVMSSCVKPKEHKEVNPVVLLHGFDSTCLEWRYTLPLLEEAGLETWAVDILGWGFSDLERLPSCDVASKRDHLYQLWSTHIKRPMVLVGPSLGSAVAIDFSVHYPEAVDKLVLINASVYAKGTGNLATLPKAVAYAGVHLLKSIPLRLYAASFFFNVLPLSTRIEWTNIGRLHCLLPWWEDATVNFMISGGYNVIDQIEHVKHKTLLILCADDQIIDYKLGVRLCCELPNATLRLIPECGHIPHVEKPYVVSTLIAEFVQSDQSQSAKPAAMPLGSCTTNCLAPFVKVMDEELGIVKGIMTTTHSYTGDQMLHTMT, from the exons ATGGTAACATTTTTCTCAGCCAGACCTGGTGCTGCAATGCCACCAACACTTGTCCTAATTGAACCCAATGTGAAATGGTTGTCGAATTCGAGGAGTTTAAGGATCTTGTCAggtgaatttccagattttcttCCTAAACAAGTTGAGGATATCAAAGACACTTATGCTAGAAAGTTGGCTTCAAGAATTGAGAGAATACCA GGATGTGTCATGAGTAGTTGTGTGAAGCCAAAAGAACACAAAGAGGTCAATCCAGTTGTACTTCTCCATGGTTTCGATAG CACCTGTTTAGAATGGCGGTACACGCTTCCATTGCTTGAGGAAGCTGGGTTGGAGACATGGGCAGTTGATATCCTTGGATGGGGTTTCTCTGATTTAG AAAGGCTTCCATCGTGTGATGTTGCTTCCAAGCGTGATCATCTTTACCAG CTGTGGTCTACCCACATCAAGAGGCCAATGGTACTTGTCGGACCGAGTCTTGGATCTGCTGTTGCTATTGACTTCTCTGTCCACTATCCAGAAGCT GTGGATAAGCTGGTTTTAATCAATGCAAGTGTCTATGCGAAAGGTACAGGAAACCTTGCAACCTTACCGAAAGCAGTAGCTTATGCTGGG GTCCACTTGTTGAAAAGCATACCACTTCGTTTATATGCAGCATCATTCTTTTTCAATGTCTTACCGTTAAGTACACGTATAGAGTGGACTAAT ATAGGTCGTCTACATTGTTTATTACCTTGGTGGGAGGATGCAACGGTGAATTTCATGATCAGCGGAGGTTACAACGTCATTGATCAGATAGAACAT GTCAAGCACAAAACACTACTAATATTGTGTGCAGATGATCAGATTATTGACTACAAGCTTGGAGTG AGATTGTGTTGTGAACTTCCAAATGCGACGCTGCGCCTAATACCAGAGTGTGGCCACATCCCTCATGTGGAGAAGCCTTATGTCGTCTCCACATTGATCGCGGAATTTGTTCAGTCGGATCAATCACAAAGCGCGAAACCTG CAGCAATGCCTCTTGGCTCTTGCACCACTAACTGCTTGGCTCCATTTGTGAAAGTCATGGATGAAGAACTTG GAATTGTGAAGGGAATAATGACAACAACTCACTCTTACACCGGAGATCAG ATGCTTCACACCATGACTTAA
- the LOC107848144 gene encoding putative aminoacrylate hydrolase RutD isoform X1, whose protein sequence is MVTFFSARPGAAMPPTLVLIEPNVKWLSNSRSLRILSGEFPDFLPKQVEDIKDTYARKLASRIERIPVNFSKGCVMSSCVKPKEHKEVNPVVLLHGFDSTCLEWRYTLPLLEEAGLETWAVDILGWGFSDLERLPSCDVASKRDHLYQLWSTHIKRPMVLVGPSLGSAVAIDFSVHYPEAVDKLVLINASVYAKGTGNLATLPKAVAYAGVHLLKSIPLRLYAASFFFNVLPLSTRIEWTNIGRLHCLLPWWEDATVNFMISGGYNVIDQIEHVKHKTLLILCADDQIIDYKLGVRLCCELPNATLRLIPECGHIPHVEKPYVVSTLIAEFVQSDQSQSAKPAAMPLGSCTTNCLAPFVKVMDEELGIVKGIMTTTHSYTGDQMLHTMT, encoded by the exons ATGGTAACATTTTTCTCAGCCAGACCTGGTGCTGCAATGCCACCAACACTTGTCCTAATTGAACCCAATGTGAAATGGTTGTCGAATTCGAGGAGTTTAAGGATCTTGTCAggtgaatttccagattttcttCCTAAACAAGTTGAGGATATCAAAGACACTTATGCTAGAAAGTTGGCTTCAAGAATTGAGAGAATACCA GTAAACTTTTCGAAGGGATGTGTCATGAGTAGTTGTGTGAAGCCAAAAGAACACAAAGAGGTCAATCCAGTTGTACTTCTCCATGGTTTCGATAG CACCTGTTTAGAATGGCGGTACACGCTTCCATTGCTTGAGGAAGCTGGGTTGGAGACATGGGCAGTTGATATCCTTGGATGGGGTTTCTCTGATTTAG AAAGGCTTCCATCGTGTGATGTTGCTTCCAAGCGTGATCATCTTTACCAG CTGTGGTCTACCCACATCAAGAGGCCAATGGTACTTGTCGGACCGAGTCTTGGATCTGCTGTTGCTATTGACTTCTCTGTCCACTATCCAGAAGCT GTGGATAAGCTGGTTTTAATCAATGCAAGTGTCTATGCGAAAGGTACAGGAAACCTTGCAACCTTACCGAAAGCAGTAGCTTATGCTGGG GTCCACTTGTTGAAAAGCATACCACTTCGTTTATATGCAGCATCATTCTTTTTCAATGTCTTACCGTTAAGTACACGTATAGAGTGGACTAAT ATAGGTCGTCTACATTGTTTATTACCTTGGTGGGAGGATGCAACGGTGAATTTCATGATCAGCGGAGGTTACAACGTCATTGATCAGATAGAACAT GTCAAGCACAAAACACTACTAATATTGTGTGCAGATGATCAGATTATTGACTACAAGCTTGGAGTG AGATTGTGTTGTGAACTTCCAAATGCGACGCTGCGCCTAATACCAGAGTGTGGCCACATCCCTCATGTGGAGAAGCCTTATGTCGTCTCCACATTGATCGCGGAATTTGTTCAGTCGGATCAATCACAAAGCGCGAAACCTG CAGCAATGCCTCTTGGCTCTTGCACCACTAACTGCTTGGCTCCATTTGTGAAAGTCATGGATGAAGAACTTG GAATTGTGAAGGGAATAATGACAACAACTCACTCTTACACCGGAGATCAG ATGCTTCACACCATGACTTAA
- the LOC107848144 gene encoding putative aminoacrylate hydrolase RutD isoform X2, whose protein sequence is MVTFFSARPGAAMPPTLVLIEPNVKWLSNSRSLRILSGEFPDFLPKQVEDIKDTYARKLASRIERIPVNFSKGCVMSSCVKPKEHKEVNPVVLLHGFDSTCLEWRYTLPLLEEAGLETWAVDILGWGFSDLERLPSCDVASKRDHLYQLWSTHIKRPMVLVGPSLGSAVAIDFSVHYPEAVDKLVLINASVYAKGTGNLATLPKAVAYAGVHLLKSIPLRLYAASFFFNVLPLSTRIEWTNIGRLHCLLPWWEDATVNFMISGGYNVIDQIEHVKHKTLLILCADDQIIDYKLGVRLCCELPNATLRLIPECGHIPHVEKPYVVSTLIAEFVQSDQSQSAKPAMPLGSCTTNCLAPFVKVMDEELGIVKGIMTTTHSYTGDQMLHTMT, encoded by the exons ATGGTAACATTTTTCTCAGCCAGACCTGGTGCTGCAATGCCACCAACACTTGTCCTAATTGAACCCAATGTGAAATGGTTGTCGAATTCGAGGAGTTTAAGGATCTTGTCAggtgaatttccagattttcttCCTAAACAAGTTGAGGATATCAAAGACACTTATGCTAGAAAGTTGGCTTCAAGAATTGAGAGAATACCA GTAAACTTTTCGAAGGGATGTGTCATGAGTAGTTGTGTGAAGCCAAAAGAACACAAAGAGGTCAATCCAGTTGTACTTCTCCATGGTTTCGATAG CACCTGTTTAGAATGGCGGTACACGCTTCCATTGCTTGAGGAAGCTGGGTTGGAGACATGGGCAGTTGATATCCTTGGATGGGGTTTCTCTGATTTAG AAAGGCTTCCATCGTGTGATGTTGCTTCCAAGCGTGATCATCTTTACCAG CTGTGGTCTACCCACATCAAGAGGCCAATGGTACTTGTCGGACCGAGTCTTGGATCTGCTGTTGCTATTGACTTCTCTGTCCACTATCCAGAAGCT GTGGATAAGCTGGTTTTAATCAATGCAAGTGTCTATGCGAAAGGTACAGGAAACCTTGCAACCTTACCGAAAGCAGTAGCTTATGCTGGG GTCCACTTGTTGAAAAGCATACCACTTCGTTTATATGCAGCATCATTCTTTTTCAATGTCTTACCGTTAAGTACACGTATAGAGTGGACTAAT ATAGGTCGTCTACATTGTTTATTACCTTGGTGGGAGGATGCAACGGTGAATTTCATGATCAGCGGAGGTTACAACGTCATTGATCAGATAGAACAT GTCAAGCACAAAACACTACTAATATTGTGTGCAGATGATCAGATTATTGACTACAAGCTTGGAGTG AGATTGTGTTGTGAACTTCCAAATGCGACGCTGCGCCTAATACCAGAGTGTGGCCACATCCCTCATGTGGAGAAGCCTTATGTCGTCTCCACATTGATCGCGGAATTTGTTCAGTCGGATCAATCACAAAGCGCGAAACCTG CAATGCCTCTTGGCTCTTGCACCACTAACTGCTTGGCTCCATTTGTGAAAGTCATGGATGAAGAACTTG GAATTGTGAAGGGAATAATGACAACAACTCACTCTTACACCGGAGATCAG ATGCTTCACACCATGACTTAA